acttctttttttttttttttttttttttttttttgtaaatccAGCTCAATAACTTTAGtttaaatttcatattgttcTTACGAAAGGGAATTTAATatgtataattatattttagaaTTCATTaacgaaaagaaaaaatctaaatTTCGTAAACTTGGAATCTTGATTTCACATAGGTGACCCATTGGGCACTACGACATTGTAATCTAAGCCAAACTTTGCTAGTGTTAGAggattaagaaaagaaaattgaggtCTAACATATTTTTTCCCTAAATAAACCTTAACCAGGAGAGGAAATTAATTATGGTCTtgcaaataatatatttttttctttacatATCAAAACTGAAGGAGGATTACAAAACATATTTTGTATGCTTAAGCAGTAACGTTCACCCTTTTGAGTGCGTAAATTAATACATATTGACATATGATATTTACAtcaaattatatttaatttatcaTGATTAAGTTATTGAACAAAGTGCAAATACATATTATTTAACCATGACTAAAAGATAGAAATTAATATATGAACATCTATTGTATGCATTTATTGAATTACTATAAAGATTGTCTATGACTAATTTTTTACGTTTTGAGCGTCCTTCGTTACTCCATCGGATTATTTGAAGATGTAACTCACAAAAGGAATTGACGATGTTCTTAATAagataaaatttgaatatattattcGCGGAATTGCAAATTCATAtaatgagatttcaaaaaattattggaGTGCTACATCTAAAGTTTGAAAGTAAATTTTGAGCCTTCTTACCACTGCACTAGAATCTTCCTTTATATTAAAAGGGATTCGACATTTCATATACACAAGGATTGGTTTTTACTTTACTTTTGTAGATAACTTTCCGATAAAACATCCAATGAACCACTTGCCTCCCTTTAATTTCGCCCTATATATGTAGATTAATTTAATTACTGTCTTTTTAATATTCCGTTTAGAAGAAACATAAGAAACCTATCATGATATATGCTCTATTTGATCTTTTTGAATTACAAATTTCAAACTTTTTGTATCACGAGTAGATTATAAATTCAATCTTAGTCCGAAACtatctttattttatataatcgagtaaagaggaaagcatttcctttattctaGTCGTCAAAGGCTGGATTGAACACTCTACCACTAAGGACTGCAATGAGATGGAGATGATCTTTTTATTCTTCAGCATAGGTTTAGAATTTGTGTCCTGGATATATGTACAACTTTTTTCAATAAGGGGCCTTTTCCCTTTATTAAAAGGTTTATTCGATGCGAATTCAAATTAATCAAGGTTCTAATGCCAATAGCGAAAATTGAgcgacaaataaaaaaaaaaactctgtcttgccccttgtttcttatttttcctAATTAATAAAATGTAGCCAACATCatagaaaataaacaaaagttTCCCTAGCTATTTATCATTTCTTTTGTGTCATCCGATGCCGTATCCGCATTGTGGATCCGGTTATATTGAATTCTCGTCTATTTAAGGAGAAGTGTTATTcaatataaattttcatatctAGAGTTTGAACTCTCGATGAGGATTTAATCCATCTCGCCACAATTCTCGTTCGTTAAGTAGTAacgtgaaagaagagtaagCCAAAGCTTTCATTAGTTAGCAAAGAAATCTTGAGTTGGTTTATAATTAGGAAAAGTATAATACTTACCTTTTTGATGTAAAATTTAATTCGCACTAAGTATTtcgttttctttctttaattcgAATTTtacaaactaaataaataaattaaaattaggGAAGAAGTTATTGAGTCGGTTTACAGTAATTAGGTGACTTTCCAACTACACTAAGGATTCTAATTCTTAACAAAAAAGGCTTTCTGTCTTTCTATATATACACTCAATTATTCTCCTaatttttcacttcaattcacataatttaTCCTCTTCTATTCGTAAAAAAGAATCGTTTAACATTCTTCAAGAATGGCAATTCTCTCAGACTACAATGAAGatcaaaatcaagaacaaaCCATGAAGCCtatagagagaaaagaagaaaatccaTCTTCTAATTTATCCCctaaagaaggaggaaattcttCTTCAGCCccaaaagatgaagaagaaaacaagaaacTAAAGCCAAACAAGTCCAATGGGCTTGATATGGAGAATTATTCATGGGGACAATCTCTTCAAGAAGTCACCATCAATGTCCCCGTTCCACCAGGTACTGTTTATTTTAGATACTAGGttatattaaaatttgaataagattttatttttaaaatttaaatattacatGTATTATATCTTCTTGATTATGTGTTTATAGGGCGATAAGAATTTTTCtgattatatataaattgttgaatCCTTTTGATATAAGGAATAAGTCtaatgaaattgaaatagagCAGATTCAGAAATTACGTTAGTTAGCATATATAAATACCAAGtgtgacattcttttttccCTAATCCCTTTATATAAATTCTTGCTTTTGGTCGCTAATCGAATCCGTTTGATATAAGAAGAAGTTTAATAAAATTGAAAAGGGCTgagttcaaataaaaaagtGTTTTAGATCGCAGgtttaaattctaattttgacattctatttaatttttatcctcCCTTCATATAGATTCTGATTTTGTCGTATATAGGGGCAAATAATAGCTACATATATTGAAGGGCGGTCAGTCAAACACCCTTCATCAAGTTTTGAATGATTTTAGAGAAAATTTTGGTTTCGCCACAAACAAAAGTTATTCTAGAGCCTCAATCTTTCTTCTTactttatgtgttttttttttttttttctatatcaGGTACAAAATCAAGATTCATAGTTGTTGAAATCAAGAACAATTCCCTCAAAGTTGGACTCAAGAATCAACCACTAATAATAGACGGTGAATATTTCAAGGCAGTGAAAGTTGATGAATGTTATTGGAGTTTAGAAGATCAAAAAGAAATTTCAATTCTCTTAACTAAGCAAAACAAATCTGATTGGTGGAAGAGTTTGTTCAAAGGTGGACCAGAAATTGACACACAAAAAGTTGAGCCAGAACCTAGTAAATTGTCTGATTTAGACACAGAAACAAGGGCAGCGGTTGAAAAAATGATGTTTGATCAGAGACAAAAACAAATGGGACTTCCATCAAGTGAGGAGATTAAGAATCAAGATATGTTGAAGAAATTCATGGAACAAAATCCTGACATGGCTAAGAATTTTGGTAATGCTAAGATGATGCCAAACTCTAAGATGATGGGCAAATTGCATTGaagttttttctttctaatttccAGTAgatttatatattcttttcatACTAGTATGAGAGATTGGGATTTTTGTTGGAGTGTTTTTACTTTTTGGATGTTGTGGGGATTTA
This portion of the Lycium ferocissimum isolate CSIRO_LF1 chromosome 1, AGI_CSIRO_Lferr_CH_V1, whole genome shotgun sequence genome encodes:
- the LOC132067884 gene encoding protein BOBBER 2-like, with amino-acid sequence MAILSDYNEDQNQEQTMKPIERKEENPSSNLSPKEGGNSSSAPKDEEENKKLKPNKSNGLDMENYSWGQSLQEVTINVPVPPGTKSRFIVVEIKNNSLKVGLKNQPLIIDGEYFKAVKVDECYWSLEDQKEISILLTKQNKSDWWKSLFKGGPEIDTQKVEPEPSKLSDLDTETRAAVEKMMFDQRQKQMGLPSSEEIKNQDMLKKFMEQNPDMAKNFGNAKMMPNSKMMGKLH